tccgcttgtgctgctgtagatgCCCGcgctggctgaactctgcgttGCAGgaatcgcacttgtatggcttctcacccgtgtgtgtccgcttgtgctgctgtaggttccctctcaggctgaactctgcgtggcagacatggcacttgtatggcttctcacccgtgtgtgtccgcttgtgctgctgtaggttccctctcaggctgaactctgcatggcagacatcgcacttgtatggcttatcGCCTGTGTGTATCCTCTTGTGCTGCTGCAGATGAGCActccggctgaactctgcagggcactcatcacacttgtgtggcttcttgCATGAAtctgtccgcttgtgctgctgtatgtTCCCGctcaggctgaactctgcaggacagacatCACTCTTGTGTGGCCTCTTGTCAGTATGCTTCACCACATGGTTCTTGTCACTTCCATACCACGAGAATGCAGCGGGATAGATGTTACACCCAGAACCCTTCTCTCCCATCTGAATATTCGTTGGAGGAGTAGTGGAACACTTTTCAGACTCATTGTGACAGTGTGAAAACATGTGGCATTCGAGGCTGGTTTTCGACGTGGATGCAAGTGCACACGGCTTGCTCTGGTCTCGATGTCGCTCAGTTAGTTGGTCATTCATAGTGAATAGTGCAGTGCTGTCGGGCTGCAGTTCTACTATTGTTGTGCTGATCTTGAACTGTGCATATGAAGAACTGCAACCTGAGTATTCTTGTTCACAAGTGCCTCTGGGCTTGTCCTTAATATGGAGCGTGTCAGTACTTTCTCCTGCGCCTGTAATTTCATAAAACGGACATTATGAGGGCATGCCAGTCCAGGCGCATCTCTGATTCTTGATCTTTGAAAACTAGGTGGCACCACATTCGCAATGCCTTGTTACACTGTCCGCGTTCCAACTCcacaaataatccccattgtgcacgaCCTAGGCCACAAGCTCAAAGCAGCGCGCACAACCCTCCAGTATTTTGCGAGAGGTAAAGTGTAGGACTTTCAGACGGACTGCTCTTACTCAATTTGGGACAGTCACATCATtatgtttcgtttcttttcttgtaCGAATATTTTTGTTATTTCTGTTTTGTTGTCATACAATTAGGCTACGCTTATTTTTCTCGAGTCAGTGATGTCTGAACTCTGCTGTGCAGTTTTTAGTAATCTTCATACTATTCCTTGAATAGCTCAAAGCTGTACATGTGCATACTGTGTGCTCAGGgctcttcgttttcgggttaaaccaaATTTTACAGGGTAGTTCCTCCCCGAACAAGATTTCCAGAACTGTGCGATGTAGAATCAAAGGCATTGCTGAAATTAATGAACACGTCCAAGGTCAGCAGCCAACTTTCAATGTTTTTAACAATGACCATTTTTTGTACAAGGAGAGCAAGCTCAGTTGATCTATGTTGTCAAAAACAGAACGGCTTTTCAGAGAGAaggtcacattttttaaaataatcGTCGAGTCATTTATAAATTACGAGTTCAGACCCCTTGGAAAAGGACTGGTAACACTGAGATGGGACAGTAAGTAGATGGACAGTTCCTGTCACCGGTTTTGTAAATCACAATAACCTCGGCTATTTGCACACTGTCGGGGAAATTGCCAGTACATAAAAAGATGCCCGCCTATTTCCATCGTTTTTAGTGTGTGAATTTTTCGACCCTATTTATCCTCTAACCCTACCCTACCCTGATACCTATTACACTCTCAATTAGAAAAGAATCCAGTAAAATCAGGTTTGTATCGTAGTAGTTGTCCTAGTTCTAGTTCTAGTAGTTCCAGTGTCCAGTCAACCCTCTCAGCACAAAAAATGTTCTCGAGACTGATGTCACAGTGTTTAATCTCTCAAACCACACTCGATTGTCTCTCGGCGATTCCTCCTGAGATGTCAACCGCAAATTGTTACAAACTGTAACGCATTGTACAGTATAGATGCTCGTCAAACAAAACGTGATTTCAGGATTCCTCTTACAAGTTGTCTTGCCGAAATATTGCTCTTTCATTTCTTTGGGTTGATTTATTTGTTCATATTATCAGTTGAAGAGATATAAGGCATAAAAGAAGCATTCACCATAATAATGAAGAGGAAGAAGGAGAAAAAGGAATAAAGAGGCAAACAGGAAACAATGCAATGCATGTCGTTCATGGAAGTAAGCCTTGGTTAGCAGATGAGGGCCACTGTATGGGTGTTCCTTCACAGTCTGTCTGTTTCTCTGCACTCTTCTCTTTTCTTACGTTTCACATGTGTCACCACCCAACTCAACTCTTTTTGCCCTCGGTCTGTTCATGCGTGCGAGTTTCAGAATGTCGAACACAAGTAAAATACCGCGGGAGACAGATTGCATCCGTATAGCCTTCACCTCTCTGTGCACTAGCATGTGCTTCTTCAGGTCTCTGGGTTCAGGACACACAACAGCACTGCACTGGCACTTTTTCAAGTGTACTTGGTCCCTGCGCacttgcatggttgccgtcacAAGTGTGTCTTGGCTGCATGTTAAGCCACAGGTTTTGTGCTCTGACTGAACTAGCTATAGCAAATTCTTCTCTAACTCTGTGTGTTCCTGCTCCACATGAACTCTGCAGTAGAGAAGTTGAATTTGTATGGCTTCACACCCACGTAGGTCTTCTTGTTACACTGCAGGTTTGTGTTGTGCCTCAGGTCTGCAGAACAGAGAATGTTCTTTTATGGCTTCTCATTCCAGGGTGCCTGCTTGTTATATTCTGAAGGACAGAGACGGCACTTGTATCGCACCGCAAGTTTCTGCTGTGGATGAACACTGCACAACAGAGGTTGCAATTTTATGGctcctcacccgtgtgtgtccgcttgtgacgtgACAAGGCTCCGCGCTGTCTGTACattgcaggacagagatcacacttgtatggcttctcgctcGTGTGTGTCCGCATGTGCTCCTGTAGGTTCCCTCTCAGGCTGAACTCTCcgtggcagacatcgcacttgtatggcttatcacccgtgtgtgtccgcttgtgctgctcgAGGGTCCCTctcaggctgaactctgcgtggcagacatcgcacttgtatggcttatcacccgtgtgtgtccgcttgtgctgctggaGGGTCCCTCTCAGGCTCAGCTCTgcgtggcagacatcgcacttgtatggcttatcacccgtgtgtgtccgcttgtgctgctggagggtccctctcaggctgagctctgcgtggcagacatcgcacttgtatggcttctcgcccgtgtgtgtccgcttgtgacgtgACAAGGTTGAGCGCTGTCTGAACATTGCAGGACAGAGaacgcacttgtatggcttctctccagtATGTGTCCGCATGTGCTTCTGTAGGTCCGCGCCCCTGCTGCACTCCGCAGGGCagatatcgcacttgtatggcttcacgcccgtgtgtgtccgcttgtgctgctgtaggttaccgctctggctgaactctgcatggcagacatcgcacttgtatggcttctcgcctgtgtgcgtcagcatgtgctgctgtaggttaccgctctggctgaactctgcatggcagacatcgcacttgtatggcttctcgcccgtgtgcgtcCGCATGTGCTTCTGTAGGctcccgctctggctgaacttcgTGTGGCAAACATCgcatttgtatggcttctcgccagtgtgtgtccgcttgtgctgctgtaggctCCCGCTGTGGCTGAacactgcagggcagacatcacactcgtatggcttctcacccgtgtgtctccgcttgtgctgctgtaggtgccCAATCAGgatgaactctgcatggcagacATTGCacatgtatggcttctcgcccgtgtgtgtgcACTGGTGACGCTGTAGGTTCCCGCGCTGGCTGAACTCAGCAGGGCAGACactgcacttgtatggcttatcgcctgtgtgtgtccgcttgtgctgctccAGGTGAGCATTCCTtgtgaactccgcagggcagacatcgcacttgtatggcttcttgcATGAATATGGcctcttgtgct
The genomic region above belongs to Ornithodoros turicata isolate Travis unplaced genomic scaffold, ASM3712646v1 ctg00000947.1, whole genome shotgun sequence and contains:
- the LOC135375851 gene encoding zinc finger protein 883-like isoform X2, encoding MQLPPALSGQLVSVKSEPPDVACLPEESQMQQQHHNESPSAADACGVTVGMCRIKGEPREESSNEHPIMEVKTEPYNVAVLKEEDQIGHNSNSTSEGAGESTDTLHIKDKPRGTCEQEYSGCSSSYAQFKISTTIVELQPDSTALFTMNDQLTERHRDQSKPCALASTSKTSLECHMFSHCHNESEKCSTTPPTNIQMGEKGSGCNIYPAAFSWYGSDKNHVVKHTDKRPHKSDVCPAEFSLSGNIQQHKRTDSCKKPHKCDECPAEFSRSAHLQQHKRIHTGDKPYKCDVCHAEFSLRGNLQQHKRTHTGEKPYKCHVCHAEFSLRGNLQQHKRTHTGEKPYKCDSCNAEFSQRGHLQQHKRTHTGEKPYKCDVCHAEFSQSWALQQHKRTHTGDKPYKCDSCNAEFSQSGHLQQHKRTHTGEKPYKCDSCNAEFSLRGNLQQHKRTHTREKPYKCDSCNTEFSQSGHLQQHKRTHTEFSLRGNLQRHMRTHTGEKPYKCDLCPAVFRQCGTLSRHKRTHTGEQP
- the LOC135375850 gene encoding zinc finger protein 883-like — protein: MAGMCRIKEELREESSNEHPIMEVKTEPYNVAVLKEEDQIGHNSDSTSEDASDSTDTLHIKDKPRRTCEQEYSGYPSSYAQFKISTTTVELQLDSTALVATNDRHAEQHRDQSKPCALASMSKASLECHRFADCHNESEKCSTTPPSDVQMGGMGSGCNTCPSTFLRSAGDENHMASEFSMSRNLQQHKRPYSCKKPYKCDVCPAEFTRNAHLEQHKRTHTGDKPYKCSVCPAEFSQRGNLQRHQCTHTGEKPYMCNVCHAEFILIGHLQQHKRRHTGEKPYECDVCPAVFSHSGSLQQHKRTHTGEKPYKCDVCHTKFSQSGSLQKHMRTHTGEKPYKCDVCHAEFSQSGNLQQHMLTHTGEKPYKCDVCHAEFSQSGNLQQHKRTHTGVKPYKCDICPAECSRGADLQKHMRTHTGEKPYKCVLCPAMFRQRSTLSRHKRTHTGEKPYKCDVCHAELSLRGTLQQHKRTHTGDKPYKCDVCHAELSLRGTLQQHKRTHTGDKPYKCDVCHAEFSLRGTLEQHKRTHTGDKPYKCDVCHGEFSLRGNLQEHMRTHTSEKPYKCDLCPAMYRQRGALSRHKRTHTGEEP